Proteins from one Kazachstania africana CBS 2517 chromosome 1, complete genome genomic window:
- the CYK3 gene encoding Cyk3p (similar to Saccharomyces cerevisiae CYK3 (YDL117W); ancestral locus Anc_2.319), which yields MVSASTVKPPFNVKAKYAWSGESKSDLGFLEGDIMEVTRVTGDWYFGKLLRNRKCTGYFPNNFVTVMEETLRRTASSMDTNIEPSSKMGLPPIPNRSMLKSKPERPHANISSSKSTSNIRNEKFNDYQRHSVEKMTRMKMESYRWNVTARESSKPRRSLDDGIVPSLPPLPTTSAAATRTRHNHPVKSFSSNDLAVSSNYNGSRDDYNFYKHNQMFYDGYMPRSTPSSNTNSNSSAIFSNSKYLDNSLTDSENSFALMSDFSATSAGSFARHKCAQSFADSLERSQNNSMHTKSQTNISSMNGKMGGLLRKIMPKSYKSPAPTSYETEELPKLPELDNLQISKTHNDAKDWLTVKSHLNRSRTLTKFEKHPRYMRVLEENRDIVLHPQDSIYNGLNTNEGQHSGPPKVDIELSELNVEYIDDMTRKRCRKENGLGLDSWAQATFSNRYGTSIEKLRGIYIFCTEMFRLIDDHGSSNFSREPRNLNKVLFQDYCTPYELTWLFKKLANSIGITCEIVIGFLKTPFANNYDFKYNHCWLRVLVKNEWRFIDVILGNTTNPIHEFVSNVKRKRADSSYFLVEPLKFIYTHIPPREFEQHIIPSIDQLSALYLPLVFPSFFRNDLKLHNYSTALSYLEDSEIFECSLELPNDIEVFASVVVPTENQNNSQYNKMELTLTQIKKHKVDSTRRVALIKAVLPPGASKGSLYVHSGLRGTQTTLANVHPVSMLIPLEHKGTTMNYEFVTRVPSENVQKIELYIKEPQSKYLFEGNEYTFEITSSPFDGVMYNRSSKTQNKSQRIAIKSPSGKVHELRKTDPSFPYGASSLDVTITEKGVWTGLVVADSGAGWCPFAEWLCI from the coding sequence ATGGTTTCAGCTAGTACAGTCAAACCTCCGTTCAATGTCAAGGCAAAATACGCTTGGTCTGGGGAAAGCAAGAGTGACTTAGGTTTTCTAGAAGGTGACATTATGGAAGTTACCAGAGTTACAGGTGACTGGTACTTTGGTAAACTTCTGAGGAATAGGAAATGTACCGGCTATTTTCCCAACAATTTCGTCACTGTAATGGAAGAAACCTTAAGAAGAACAGCAAGTTCAATGGATACAAACATCGAGCCTTCCTCTAAGATGGGTCTTCCGCCAATACCAAACAGATCCATGTTAAAGTCTAAACCTGAACGCCCGCATGCAAATATTTCTTCCTCCAAATCTACATCAAATATTAGAAATGAGAAATTCAATGACTACCAGCGACACTCAGTGGAGAAAATGACCCGTATGAAGATGGAATCATATAGATGGAATGTTACTGCAAGAGAATCCAGTAAACCAAGACGTTCTTTAGACGATGGTATTGTTCCATCCTTACCGCCACTGCCCACTACATCCGCCGCCGCCACAAGAACTAGGCATAATCATCCTGtaaaatctttttcatcaaatgaCCTTGCTGTCTCCTCCAATTACAATGGTTCTAGGGATGACTACAACTTCTATAAACACAATCAAATGTTTTATGATGGTTACATGCCTAGATCCACACCTTCCTCAAATACAAATTCCAATTCGTCtgcaatattttcaaattcaaaatactTGGATAATTCCCTCACTGACAGTGAAAATAGTTTTGCATTGATGAGTGATTTCAGTGCAACTAGTGCAGGTAGTTTTGCCAGACACAAGTGTGCGCAATCATTTGCTGATTCATTGGAAAGATCACAAAACAATTCAATGCATACAAAGTCACAGACGAATATCTCCTCCATGAATGGAAAAATGGGAGGTttattaagaaaaataatgcCAAAATCATACAAGTCCCCAGCCCCAACGTCCTACGAAACCGAGGAGCTCCCAAAGTTACCGGAACTGGATAATTTACAGATTTCTAAAACTCATAACGACGCTAAAGATTGGCTGACTGTAAAGTCACACCTAAATAGGTCAAGAACCctaacaaaatttgaaaagcaTCCCAGATATATGAGAGTActagaagaaaatagagATATCGTTTTACATCCACAAGACTCCATTTATAACGGTTTAAATACCAATGAAGGCCAACATTCCGGACCACCAAAGGTTGACATAGAATTATCTGAATTGAACGTTGAATACATTGATGACATGACACGGAAGCGTTGTAGAAAGGAAAATGGTTTGGGACTGGATTCTTGGGCACAAGCTACTTTCTCAAATAGGTATGGTACcagtattgaaaaattaagaggtatttatattttttgtacTGAGATGTTCAGATTGATTGATGATCATGGTTCGTCAAATTTCTCTCGAGAACCAAGAAACCTGAACAAAGTTTTATTTCAGGATTATTGCACACCATACGAATTGACCTGgttattcaaaaaattggcaAATTCGATCGGTATAACCTGTGAAATTGTCATTGGATTTCTAAAGACCCCTTTTGCCAACAACTATGActtcaaatataatcaCTGTTGGTTAAGAGTACTTGTCAAAAATGAGTGGAGATTTATTGATGTCATCCTAGGTAATACAACAAATCCAATACACGAATTTGTAAGTAACGTAAAGAGAAAGCGGGCAGACAGCAGTTACTTTCTGGTAGAACCAttaaaatttatatatacgCACATTCCACCAAGAGAATTTGAGCAGCATATCATACCAAGCATTGATCAATTATCTGCATTATATTTACCACTAGTTTTCCCATCttttttcagaaatgaTTTAAAGTTGCATAATTATAGCACTGCACTCTCCTATTTAGAAGATAGTGAAATTTTCGAGTGTTCATTAGAGTTGCCTAATGACATTGAGGTGTTTGCGTCTGTGGTGGTTCCAACTGAGAATCAAAACAATTctcaatataataaaatggaATTGACGCTGACACAAATCAAAAAGCATAAAGTTGACTCCACTCGTAGGGTAGCATTGATTAAGGCTGTCCTACCGCCTGGTGCTTCAAAAGGTTCATTGTACGTTCACTCTGGTTTAAGGGGAACACAAACAACACTTGCGAACGTGCATCCGGTGTCGATGTTAATCCCACTAGAACATAAAGGTACAACCATGAACTATGAATTTGTTACTCGCGTACCATCAGAAAACGTTCAAAAAATAGAACTCTACATTAAAGAACCCCAAAGTAAATACTTATTTGAAGGCAATGAGTACACCTTTGAAATTACATCCAGCCCGTTTGATGGTGTAATGTATAACAGATCATCCAAAACGCAAAATAAGAGCCAGCGCATAGCAATAAAGTCACCGTCAGGTAAGGTGCACGAACTACGAAAGACTGATCCCAGCTTCCCATATGGAGCGTCAAGTCTGGATGTCACCATCACCGAAAAAGGTGTTTGGACAGGCCTCGTAGTTGCAGACTCTGGAGCAGGCTGGTGTCCATTTGCTGAATGGCTttgtatataa
- the HEM25 gene encoding Hem25p (similar to Saccharomyces cerevisiae YDL119C; ancestral locus Anc_2.313) yields the protein MPQNKSRSSSHLVGGFFGGLTSAVALQPFDLVKTRVQQEHVNGIRAVFKEFSSVKDLWRGTIPSALRTSVGSALYLSCLNTMRMYVSNQKQTVHVGKSSKLPELHMTENLVTGAIARGVVGYITMPITVIKVRYESTLYNYKSLIGATKDIFATNGINGFFKGYGTTCIRDAPYSGIYVLLYEKFKLFIPQNILPNSLKHYKKDLQYTSSTSTIINTMSAFTAACVATTITAPFDTIKTRMQLNPQRFTNFFASLSIMIKNESLLNLFDGLSLRLTRKAFSAGIAWSIYEEIIKKFI from the coding sequence ATGCCTCAAAATAAGAGCAGATCTTCCTCGCATTTGGTTGGTGGCTTTTTTGGTGGACTAACCTCTGCAGTGGCCCTTCAACCGTTTGATCTGGTGAAAACAAGAGTGCAACAGGAGCACGTGAATGGTATAAGAGCTGTTTTCAAAGAGTTTTCTTCCGTTAAGGATCTTTGGCGAGGTACCATACCATCTGCATTACGTACATCAGTGGGTAGTGCTCTGTATCTATCATGTCTTAACACGATGCGGATGTACGTGAGTAATCAGAAACAGACAGTACATGTTGGGAAGAGTAGTAAATTACCTGAACTTCATATGACAGAGAATTTGGTCACTGGGGCTATTGCCAGGGGTGTTGTGGGTTACATAACCATGCCAATTACAGTCATTAAAGTACGATATGAATCGACATTGTATAACTACAAGAGTCTGATTGGCGCAACGAAAGATATTTTCGCTACGAATGGTATAAATGGGTTTTTCAAAGGATATGGAACAACATGTATAAGAGATGCTCCTTATTCAGGTATATATGTCTTACTCTATGAGAAGTTTAAGTTATTCATCCCGCAGAACATTCTTCCCAATAGCCTGAAGCACTATAAAAAGGATTTGCAGTATACAAGCTCTACTTCTACAATAATCAATACCATGAGTGCGTTTACAGCCGCATGCGTTGCTACTACAATAACGGCACCATTTGATACAATTAAGACAAGAATGCAGCTAAATCCGCAACGATTCACAAATTTTTTCGCGagtctttcaataatgatcAAAAACGAAAGTTTATTAAACCTATTTGACGGACTAAGCTTGCGATTAACTAGGAAAGCGTTTAGTGCTGGTATTGCATGGAGTATATATGAAGAgataattaaaaaatttatatag
- the YFH1 gene encoding ferroxidase (similar to Saccharomyces cerevisiae YFH1 (YDL120W); ancestral locus Anc_2.309) gives MLRQTWRLFNIGALSLVTRRAYIPLKRISLIQRRRLNLAISHRFYSASSTTGNKIPDEVANLPLQTYHQESDKFLDDLLDKLEFLSEKYPNEVPDIELNHGVMTLEVAKIGTYVINKQPPNKQIWLASPVSGPDRFDFYRGDWISLRNNLKLRDVLHQELKEVLPSTETFNFEAEV, from the coding sequence ATGTTAAGACAGACTTGGCGCCTATTCAATATTGGTGCCTTAAGTCTAGTTACAAGACGAGCATATATACCTCTAAAAAGAATTAGTCTTATCCAGCGCCGGCGATTGAATTTAGCGATTAGTCATCGCTTTTATTCAGCATCATCTACAACAGGCAATAAGATACCTGATGAAGTTGCTAATCTACCACTTCAGACCTATCATCAAGAATCAgacaaatttttggatgATTTGCTAGATAAGTTAGAATTCCTTAGTGAGAAATATCCCAACGAAGTACCTGATATTGAGTTAAACCATGGTGTCATGACATTAGAAGTCGCAAAAATAGGAACTTACGTCATCAACAAGCAGCCTCCCAATAAACAAATCTGGCTTGCCTCTCCAGTCTCAGGACCAGACAGATTCGATTTTTATCGAGGTGATTGGATCTCCCTGAGAAACAACTTGAAATTGCGTGATGTATTACATCAGGAGTTGAAGGAAGTATTACCTTCCACTGAGACTTTTAATTTCGAAGCTGAAGTCTAA
- the EXP1 gene encoding Exp1p (similar to Saccharomyces cerevisiae YDL121C; ancestral locus Anc_2.308), with amino-acid sequence MDFYGILVLIFIVFIFVILLPTISGVGTFKVNNKKEHSNILKFKLEQEDRKQDDAATSSMKNKFEVNPRTGLKRRIIGKYNEDPNEFDFTVDDLINEDKVEEERERLQRLKKYDNDEQKANESFV; translated from the coding sequence ATGGATTTTTATGGAATTTTGGTGCTCATTTTTATAGTGTTCATATTTGTTATCTTATTACCTACTATATCGGGTGTTGGCACTTTCAAAgtcaataataaaaaggaaCACAGTAATATATTGAAGTTCAAACTAGAGCAGGAAGATAGGAAGCAAGATGATGCAGcaacttcttcaatgaaaaacaaATTCGAAGTCAATCCAAGAACCGGACTAAAAAGACGTATCATTGGCAAATACAATGAAGATCCTAATGAATTTGACTTTACTGTTGATGATCTAATTAACGAAGATAAAGTAGAAGAGGAAAGGGAAAGGCTTCAAAGActtaaaaaatatgataatGACGAACAGAAAGCCAATGAAAGCTTTGTATGA
- the UBP1 gene encoding ubiquitin-specific protease UBP1 (similar to Saccharomyces cerevisiae UBP1 (YDL122W); ancestral locus Anc_2.307) — MSYSPSEFFGVFVITLFILKLSYPFTKRMYNNNNFFSRKMYNNAINDKKFIKRGGYIAGLVNDGNTCFMNSVLQSLASSKELAAFLDNVIENGSENNGDIKFTETLRELLLILNKKYYKEKPYFKTNKLLKTMSNGPNKNIILGYDQEDAQEFFQQILSDLEKNIKKPSTEKKEERNNIKESDLPDDALLGQDDLNNVGTVYIPTEQIEPNSVLENPDQKLYSPFKLITPLDGITAERIGCLTCGENGGIRYSVFSGLSLNLPSESLNQSTLKLSELLNEWVKPEIIEGVECNRCSLNAVRSHLQDQIQNDTIPEKLKIAINQRLNLLTEILSKPVIEEDDYKKYHTENMVRKCSKSKQILISRPPPFLSIHINRSVFDPRTYMIRKNNARVLFKTRLNLQKWACNVDEINLDARLPMSKNEHIVQNEESSEDENIGGDYYAKLHHRFEQEYEDSEDEENEIDSDDDRDVRNYDPLNGEEMNLSSEFSSSEDEQEEEEVDALGNTIRNMPVRLANEVEQPVPMSNSSSEEDQEPAQDSESESELNEDVEQKNDEISIPPTNGSMTYSSSVPAGPLIYSLRSVIVHYGTHNYGHYIAFRKYRGYWWRISDETVYIVDETEVLSTPGVFMLFYEYDYDSVTGRMKDDLESLDQEDESEIEIVQDEKVKEEEEEEEEEEED; from the coding sequence ATGAGCTACTCCCCATCTGAGTTTTTCGGTGTATTTGTCATAACTCTATTCATTTTGAAGCTGTCATATCCGTTTACTAAAAGAATGtacaataataacaatttcttctccAGAAAAATGTATAACAATGCTATCAATGAcaagaaatttatcaagCGTGGAGGATACATTGCTGGTCTAGTTAATGACGGTAATACCTGCTTCATGAACTCTGTATTGCAATCTCTGGCGTCATCTAAAGAATTAGCAGCATTCTTAGATAACgtcattgaaaatggatCGGAAAACAATGGAGACATCAAATTCACTGAAACCCTACGTGAACTTTTGTTGATACTAAATAAAAAGTATTATAAAGAGAAACCATACTTCAAAACAAATAAACTGTTAAAGACTATGTCTAACGGcccaaataaaaatatcatcctTGGTTATGATCAAGAAGATGCtcaagaattttttcaacaaattctATCTGatttagaaaagaatatcaagAAGCCCTCGacagaaaaaaaggaagaacgtaataatattaaagaGTCAGATTTACCTGATGATGCATTACTTGGACAAGATGATTTAAATAACGTTGGTACAGTATATATACCAACGGAACAGATCGAACCCAATTCCGTACTAGAAAATCCCGATCAAAAACTTTATTCCCCATTTAAGTTAATAACACCATTGGACGGTATCACTGCGGAGAGGATTGGCTGTTTGACTTGTGGTGAAAATGGCGGTATTAGATATTCTGTATTTTCAGGTCTCAGTCTAAATCTCCCTAGCGAATCTTTAAATCAATCCACTTTGAAGTTATCCGAATTACTAAATGAATGGGTCAAACCggaaattattgaaggTGTAGAATGTAACCGTTGTTCACTAAATGCGGTCCGTTCTCATCTACaagatcaaattcaaaatgataCAATCccagaaaaattaaaaattgcCATTAACCAAAGATTAAATCTGTtaactgaaattttatcgAAGCCTGTCATCGAAGAAGACgattataaaaaatatcacACAGAAAATATGGTTCGTAAATGCTCTAAATCcaaacaaattttaatttcaagacCACCTCCCTTTTTATCAATTCATATCAACAGATCTGTTTTTGACCCAAGAACTTACATGAtcagaaaaaataatgcaaGAGTATTATTCAAGACGAGActaaatttacaaaaatggGCATGTAACGTCGATGAAATCAATCTGGATGCAAGATTACCAATGAGCAAAAATGAACATATCGTACAAAATGAAGAATCAAGCGAAGATGAGAATATTGGAGGTGATTACTACGCCAAATTGCATCACAGATTTGAACAAGAATATGAAGACagtgaagatgaagaaaatgaaatagatAGTGATGATGACAGAGATGTTAGGAATTATGACCCTTTAAATGGtgaagaaatgaatttgtCTTCTGAATTCTCATCAAGTGAAGACGAgcaagaggaagaagaggtTGATGCCCTAGGTAATACTATAAGAAATATGCCTGTACGACTTGCAAATGAAGTTGAGCAACCTGTACCAATGTCAAATTCCTCAtctgaagaagatcaagaaCCAGCACAAGATTCGGAATCTGAATCCgaattaaatgaagatgTAGAACAGAAAAATGACGAGATATCTATTCCACCAACAAACGGAAGTATGACTTATTCTTCATCGGTACCTGCTGGCCCCTTAATTTATTCCTTACGTTCAGTTATTGTTCACTACGGTACCCACAATTATGGGCACTACATTGCATTTAGAAAGTATAGAGGCTATTGGTGGAGAATTTCTGATGAAACTGTCTATATTGTTGATGAAACCGAGGTTTTGTCAACACCGGGTGTATTCATGCTATTCTATGAATATGACTACGACTCAGTAACCGGTAGGATGAAAGATGACTTGGAAAGCCTTGACCAGGAAgatgaaagtgaaattgaaatagtacaagatgaaaaagtaaaagaagaagaagaagaagaagaagaagaagaagaagattaa
- the KAFR0A06920 gene encoding uncharacterized protein: MGSSGSTTTTTSVTTTSTTTSTTTSSTVVPTTSSTAVEVTSTYIPTSSSTIEVTSTIPSTTSTTVSSSIPVTSSTEAATSTALSSTLLSSDFSSVEETIYSSYSFATSSKVSSSSIATTSSTTATISTSVLNRSVREINQSSSAALSSTVTETSSAVATSSAAETSSATESSSATETYSATEASSATETSSTVATSSAAETSSATETSSATEASSATETSSAIATSSAAETSSATETFSESSAAASASSLIASSQSSSVRNASSSVVMSSSSIPPSSSSSVGTSASTADSSSIVASSSVDTSSSITTSSSMAGSSVAVSSLSAAASSAASSSIQTTNIPASSYSLTTSILTSTNGTEVVYITDVTTVCDETAATSAISTAEPTNVTEDTTTSTAVPFSNSTEVATAQVVSTSSKAAAVTQAISSSFKATEAASTSKSAVSFSNATTSNNVENVSSSEATSVKIITLSDSTKTVYITKTSTKTNVEAYTTAATSKSSLSSSYARFASSVTTASISQETGNGAMKASIKTGVGIVGALALLL, translated from the coding sequence ATGGGTAGCTCTGGTTCAACTACAACTACTACTTCTGTCACAACCACTAGTACAACCACTAGTACAACTACTAGTAGTACAGTTGTTCCAACCACTTCTTCCACTGCTGTTGAGGTCACCTCTACCTATATACCGACTAGTTCCTCCACTATTGAAGTAACCTCTACCATTCCGTCTACCACCAGTACCACTGTTTCCTCTAGTATACCAGTGACTAGTTCCACTGAAGCTGCTACCTCCACTGCTCTCAGTTCTACTTTACTGTCATCCGATTTCTCCTCCGttgaagaaacaatttATTCATCTTATTCATTTGCTACCAGCTCAAAGGTTTCCTCATCCTCTATTGCCACAACATCTAGTACAACTGCCACCATTAGTACTTCTGTTTTAAATCGTAGTGTTAGAGAAATTAATCAATCAAGTTCTGCAGCATTATCGAGTACCGTTACCGAAACCTCTTCTGCGGTCGCAACATCGTCAGCTGCCGAAACTTCCTCTGCTACTGAAAGTTCTTCTGCTACTGAAACTTACTCTGCTACCGAAGCTTCCTCTGCTACTGAAACCTCTTCTACTGTCGCAACATCGTCAGCTGCTGAAACTTCTTCTGCTACTGAAACTTCCTCTGCTACCGAAGCTTCCTCTGCTACTGAAACCTCTTCTGCTATCGCAACATCGTCAGCTGCCGAAACTTCCTCTGCTACTGAAACTTTTTCTGAATCTTCAGCAGCTGCCTCTGCTTCCAGTTTAATTGCATCTTCACAATCTTCTAGCGTTAGAAATGCATCCTCAAGTGTCGTTATGTCTTCTAGTTCTATTCCACCTTCTTCCTCTAGCAGTGTAGGCACTTCTGCTAGTACCGCTGATTCATCATCTATTGTTGCTTCTTCAAGTGTAGATacatcttcttccattACTACTTCTTCAAGCATGGCTGGTTCTTCTGTTGCTGTATCTTCTTTGAGTGCTGCTGCCAGTTCCGCTGCATCCAGCTCTATACAGACTACAAATATCCCAGCAAGTTCATATTCCCTAACCACAAGTATACTAACCAGTACCAACGGTACTGAAGTTGTATACATAACTGATGTCACCACTGTTTGCGACGAAACAGCTGCTACTTCAGCAATTTCCACTGCCGAACCAACCAATGTCACTGAAGACACTACTACTAGTACTGCAGTTCCATTCAGCAATTCTACCGAAGTTGCTACTGCACAAGTCGTCTCTACCTCTTCCAAGGCCGCTGCTGTTACACAAGCTATCTCTAGTTCTTTCAAGGCTACAGAAGCTGCCAGCACAAGCAAATCAGCCGTTTCCTTCTCTAATGCTACTACTTCAAACAACGTTGAAAATGTCTCTTCATCTGAGGCTACTTCAGTAAAGATAATCACTTTATCCGATTCTACTAAAACTGTTTATATCACTAAAACAAGCACAAAGACTAATGTTGAAGCATATACCACTGCTGCTACCTCCAAATCCTCTCTATCTTCTTCCTACGCTCGTTTTGCTTCTTCCGTCACTACCGCTTCTATTTCTCAAGAGACCGGTAATGGTGCCATGAAGGCATCTATCAAAACTGGTGTTGGTATAGTCGGTGCTTTAGCTTTGTTGTTATAA
- the LUC7 gene encoding Luc7p (similar to Saccharomyces cerevisiae LUC7 (YDL087C); ancestral locus Anc_2.370), giving the protein MSSIKTASEEQRKLIEQLLGKDTRYYARKELSLNDPRICKSYLVGYCPYDLFQNTKQSIGRCPQIHLQKHKLQYEKLKEEGATFPEFETEYFLVLSRFINECNNQIATALKSLEHTFEERERIKEVASELDELDTRIGLMQEEINTLITKDEVSKAMIQSIKFKELLEKRAIVAKKVKNITENVGQSAQQKLQVCEICGAYLSRLDTDRRLADHFLGKVHLGYVKMREHYNYYKNKKI; this is encoded by the coding sequence ATGTCATCCATAAAAACAGCGTCAGAAGAACAAAGAAAGCTTATAGAACAACTATTAGGTAAGGATACTAGGTACTATGCTCGGAAAGAGTTGAGTTTGAATGATCCAAGGATATGCAAGAGCTACTTAGTCGGATATTGTCCTTATgatttatttcaaaatacaAAGCAAAGTATTGGTCGCTGCCCCCAAATTCATTTACAGAAACACAAGCTGCagtatgaaaaattgaaagaagaaggagcAACATTTCCCGAGTTTGAGACGGAGTATTTCCTTGTGCTATCGAGATTTATTAACGAATGCAATAATCAAATAGCGACAGCATTAAAAAGCTTGGAGCATACCTTCGAAGAGCGAGAAAGAATTAAGGAGGTTGCCAGCGAGTTGGATGAATTAGATACTAGGATTGGGTTAATGCAGGAGGAAATAAATACGCTTATTACAAAAGATGAAGTCTCAAAAGCTATGATTCAGtcaattaaattcaaagaactATTGGAAAAGAGAGCTATAGTGGCCAAAAAAGTTAAGAATATAACAGAAAATGTGGGTCAAAGTGCACAACAAAAGTTACAGGTCTGTGAAATATGTGGTGCATATTTATCCAGACTTGACACAGATAGAAGGTTGGCCGATCATTTCTTGGGTAAAGTTCATTTGGGTTACGTCAAAATGAGAGAACATTATAATTATTacaagaataaaaaaatttga
- the NUR1 gene encoding Nur1p (similar to Saccharomyces cerevisiae YDL089W; ancestral locus Anc_2.368) — protein MSLRFSKNELLPAGVVGEVDDEVDSNESDERVGFLSWIDRILVSPSDLHLSMNEYFESIDWDSKAVSLAEPLGNILTFCFYVIRFIQDNFIRNNDYVKSSIQDSFDFSKSGKLNQYNYLSRYVQQSSSQKSRTKLYFFTVAERFTFLSLVSLFSLNLIISYKFLCSQYKSYSIFYLENAKESPNLTKHSLTDLSRSYYDDIMRGSVFSMLKHFLLKKRKKFENSESLNNEQFFYQLRKWMPSKFLTHLFVSFSPTSIIFLMLTDTNFITAFALVFHQLVLHYIVIRRFLVRLLDESILSSSIISEMNAKIIKSKTSNKYQDVMVDATPYGQGYVKFCATTKAKIFESHTLTGELVKEKFNRQRNEFEDIIDKQQIPHNKIIEPVNNQLYWNPQTQQYMIKQEFHPGAYSTGFSSPIHDSCYPIPPYDIRRGSISPLRQSVVYNQSSRSSSKSPHRSPNRSPNRKNFE, from the coding sequence ATGTCATTGCGGTTTTCGAAGAATGAGCTTTTGCCCGCTGGAGTCGTAGGAGAAGTCGATGATGAGGtagattcaaatgaatccGATGAAAGAGTCGGTTTTTTATCGTGGATCGATAGGATACTTGTATCTCCTTCTGATTtacatctttcaatgaatgaatattttgaatcgATAGATTGGGATTCAAAGGCAGTTTCTTTGGCAGAACCGTTGGGTAATATACTGACTTTTTGTTTTTACGTCATACGGTTCATTCAAGATAATTTTATCAGAAATAATGACTACGTGAAATCAAGTATACAGGATTCCTTTGATTTCAGCAAATCTGGGAAATTAAACCAATATAATTATCTTAGTCGCTATGTGCAACAATCCTCATCTCAAAAATCTAGGACaaaattgtattttttcACAGTTGCAGAAAGGTTTACCTTTCTATCACTagtatcattattttcgttGAATTTAATCATAAGCTacaaatttctttgttcCCAATATAAATCATATTCCATATTTTACCTCGAAAATGCAAAAGAATCTCCAAATTTAACAAAACATTCGTTAACTGATTTGAGTCGAAGTTATTATGATGATATTATGCGGGGTTCAGTTTTCTCCATGTTGAAGCATTTCTTGctaaagaagagaaaaaaatttgaaaattcagaatcattaaataatgagcaatttttttatcagtTGAGGAAATGGATGCCCTCGAAATTTCTGACACATCTATTTGTATCATTTTCTCCTACGTCTATCATTTTCCTGATGTTAACAGatacaaattttataaCAGCATTTGCATTGGTTTTCCACCAGCTTGTGCTACATTATATTGTAATAAGAAGGTTTCTAGTGAGGCTTCTAGACGAATCAATCCTTTCTAGCTCAATTATTTCAGAAATGAACGCTAAGATCATTAAATCAAAGACTTCGAATAAATATCAAGATGTGATGGTTGATGCCACTCCATACGGGCAAGGTTATGTCAAGTTTTGTGCAACGACAAAagccaaaatttttgaaagtcaTACTTTAACGGGTGAATTGGTTAAAGAGAAATTTAATAGGCAAAGGAACGAGTTCGAggatattattgataagCAACAAATACCACATAACAAGATTATTGAACCGGTAAATAACCAACTATATTGGAACCCACAAACTCAACAATACATGATCAAGCAAGAGTTTCATCCTGGCGCATATTCGACGGGCTTTTCATCTCCAATACATGATTCCTGCTATCCAATCCCACCATATGACATAAGAAGAGGTTCTATAAGCCCACTTCGACAATCTGTTGTATATAACCAATCTTCAAGAAGCTCAAGTAAGAGTCCTCACAGGAGCCCGAACAGAAGTccaaatagaaaaaattttgaataa